One genomic window of Ruminococcus gauvreauii includes the following:
- a CDS encoding NAD(P)H-dependent glycerol-3-phosphate dehydrogenase: MAKVSVVGAGSWGTALALLLHKNGHEVILWSVIKEEVEMLRTKREHESKLPGVRIPEEVVVTDDLGMTLTDRDLVVLAVPSPFTRSTAHSMKELVQDGQIIVNVAKGIEENTLMTLSEIIEEEIPQANVAVLSGPSHAEEVGRGLPTTCVVGARTKETAEYIQGLFMCPVFRVYTSPDILGIELGGSLKNVIALAAGIADGLGCGDNTKAALITRGIAEIKRLGIAMGAHAETLTGLSGIGDLIVTCASQHSRNRKAGYLMGQGYTMQEAMDEVKMVVEGVYSAKAALTLSEKYRIDMPIVKEVNKVLFEGKKPADALSELMMRVKKDETGESLWK, from the coding sequence ATGGCTAAAGTAAGTGTTGTGGGTGCGGGTAGCTGGGGAACAGCCCTGGCGCTGCTGCTTCATAAAAATGGACATGAGGTGATCCTCTGGTCCGTCATCAAAGAAGAAGTGGAAATGCTACGCACGAAAAGGGAACATGAGAGCAAACTGCCCGGAGTCAGGATACCGGAAGAGGTTGTTGTGACGGATGACCTTGGTATGACACTGACCGACAGGGACCTTGTGGTGCTGGCAGTGCCTTCGCCGTTTACGCGCAGCACTGCACATTCCATGAAGGAGTTGGTACAGGACGGGCAGATCATAGTAAATGTGGCAAAGGGAATTGAAGAAAATACGCTGATGACACTCAGCGAGATCATTGAGGAAGAGATTCCTCAGGCGAATGTCGCGGTGCTCTCGGGTCCGAGTCACGCGGAGGAAGTGGGAAGAGGGCTTCCGACCACATGTGTCGTGGGAGCCAGGACGAAAGAGACGGCAGAGTATATTCAGGGATTATTCATGTGTCCGGTATTCCGCGTGTATACAAGCCCTGATATTCTCGGGATCGAGCTGGGCGGATCGCTGAAAAATGTCATCGCCCTTGCGGCGGGCATTGCTGACGGACTGGGCTGCGGCGACAATACAAAGGCGGCTCTGATCACCCGCGGCATCGCAGAGATCAAGCGCCTGGGAATTGCCATGGGGGCACATGCCGAGACGCTGACCGGCCTTTCGGGGATCGGCGATCTGATCGTGACCTGCGCAAGCCAGCACAGCCGAAACCGTAAAGCGGGATATCTGATGGGACAGGGTTACACCATGCAGGAAGCCATGGACGAAGTTAAGATGGTTGTTGAAGGAGTATATTCCGCGAAGGCGGCACTGACGCTGTCAGAAAAGTATCGGATAGATATGCCGATCGTAAAAGAAGTCAATAAAGTACTGTTTGAAGGCAAAAAACCTGCAGATGCACTCTCAGAACTTATGATGCGTGTGAAAAAAGATGAGACGGGAGAGAGCCTCTGGAAATAA
- the plsY gene encoding glycerol-3-phosphate 1-O-acyltransferase PlsY produces the protein MVRLLCLAIGYLFGLFQTSYIYGRMHGIDIREHGSGNAGTTNALRTLGLKAGLITFAGDCLKCILAVVTVRLLFGQSHAECIRLLGLYAAAGTILGHNFPCYLKFRGGKGIAATAGLIISFDWRLLIAGIIVFFTTFFVTHYVSLGSMLVYVMFMGGTVLLGQLGAFGMEPGYLYEMYAVAAFLTVMAVYRHRANIVRLVHGNENKTYLSSKHKK, from the coding sequence ATGGTACGGTTATTATGTCTGGCGATAGGCTATCTGTTTGGGTTGTTTCAGACGTCTTATATTTATGGAAGGATGCATGGAATTGATATCCGGGAACATGGGAGCGGCAATGCCGGAACGACGAATGCGCTGCGTACGCTTGGACTGAAAGCAGGGCTGATCACGTTCGCCGGAGATTGTCTGAAGTGCATACTGGCCGTGGTGACTGTAAGACTTCTGTTTGGACAGAGTCATGCGGAATGTATCCGTCTGCTGGGACTTTACGCGGCTGCAGGAACGATTCTTGGACATAATTTTCCGTGTTATCTGAAATTCCGGGGAGGAAAGGGGATCGCAGCGACGGCGGGGCTCATCATATCATTTGACTGGAGACTTCTGATCGCCGGGATCATCGTTTTTTTTACCACGTTTTTTGTGACACATTATGTTTCGCTCGGTTCAATGCTGGTGTACGTTATGTTTATGGGCGGGACGGTGCTTCTCGGCCAGCTCGGAGCCTTCGGGATGGAGCCCGGGTATCTGTATGAAATGTATGCAGTCGCTGCATTTCTGACAGTTATGGCAGTATACCGCCACCGCGCCAATATTGTGAGACTTGTACACGGAAATGAGAATAAAACGTATCTGAGCAGTAAGCATAAAAAGTAA
- the der gene encoding ribosome biogenesis GTPase Der, protein MSKPIVAIVGRPNVGKSTLFNTLAGENISIVKDTPGVTRDRIYADVDWLNFHFTLIDTGGIEPESSDIILSQMREQAQIAIDTADVIIFITDVRQGLVDSDAKVADMLRRSAKPVVLAVNKVDNFDKYMMDVYEFYNLGIGDPMPISAASKLGIGDLLDVVTQYFDRESLKEEEDDIPHIAIVGKPNVGKSSIVNKLLGQNRVIVSDVAGTTRDAIDTSVIWNKREYIFIDTAGLRRKNKIREELERYSIIRTVTAVERADVVVVVIDAQEGVTEQDAKIAGIAHERGKGIIIAVNKWDAIEKDDKTIYKYTNKVREVLAYMPYAELMFISAETGQRLPKLFETIDMVLENQTLRVQTGVLNEIMTEAVALQQPPSDKGKRLKLYYITQVSVKPPTFVIFVNDKELMHFSYTRYLENRIRDAFGFRGTSLKFIIRERKNKE, encoded by the coding sequence ATGAGCAAACCGATTGTAGCAATTGTGGGAAGGCCGAATGTGGGAAAATCAACGCTGTTTAACACACTGGCGGGTGAAAACATTTCCATCGTGAAAGATACGCCCGGTGTTACGAGGGACAGGATCTACGCAGATGTAGACTGGCTGAACTTTCATTTCACGCTGATCGATACCGGCGGAATCGAACCGGAGAGCAGTGATATTATTCTGTCCCAGATGAGAGAACAGGCGCAGATTGCGATCGATACGGCGGACGTGATCATCTTTATCACGGATGTACGTCAGGGGCTTGTCGATTCTGACGCGAAAGTGGCAGATATGCTGCGGCGCAGCGCAAAGCCGGTCGTGCTGGCAGTCAACAAGGTGGACAATTTCGATAAATACATGATGGATGTCTACGAATTTTATAACCTGGGAATCGGGGATCCGATGCCGATCTCTGCGGCATCCAAGCTGGGAATCGGGGATCTGCTGGATGTCGTGACACAGTATTTTGACAGGGAAAGCCTGAAAGAAGAGGAGGATGACATTCCGCATATTGCAATTGTGGGGAAACCAAACGTGGGGAAATCATCCATAGTCAATAAACTTCTGGGGCAGAACCGTGTGATTGTATCGGACGTCGCGGGAACGACGAGGGATGCGATCGATACGAGTGTCATCTGGAACAAAAGAGAATATATTTTCATTGATACCGCGGGGCTTCGGAGGAAGAATAAAATCAGGGAAGAGCTGGAGCGTTACAGCATTATCCGAACGGTTACGGCTGTGGAGCGGGCGGATGTCGTCGTCGTCGTGATCGATGCGCAGGAAGGCGTGACGGAGCAGGACGCAAAAATAGCGGGGATCGCACATGAGCGCGGAAAGGGTATTATCATAGCAGTCAATAAGTGGGATGCCATCGAAAAAGATGATAAAACCATTTACAAATATACGAATAAAGTCCGGGAGGTCCTGGCGTATATGCCGTATGCGGAACTGATGTTTATTTCTGCCGAGACGGGGCAGAGGCTTCCGAAACTGTTTGAAACCATTGATATGGTACTGGAAAATCAGACGCTGCGGGTTCAGACGGGTGTGCTCAATGAGATCATGACAGAAGCGGTTGCGCTGCAGCAGCCCCCCTCGGATAAGGGCAAACGGCTGAAGCTTTATTATATCACGCAGGTTTCTGTGAAACCGCCGACATTTGTGATCTTTGTCAATGACAAGGAGCTGATGCATTTTTCATATACGAGATACCTCGAAAACAGAATCAGGGATGCGTTTGGATTCCGGGGGACTTCACTTAAATTTATTATCAGAGAACGAAAGAATAAGGAGTAG
- a CDS encoding aldo/keto reductase — translation MTDISCLDLNSGAKMPLLGLGVYKATGEHEVEDAIAAALDIGYRLFDTASAYKNEDGVGRALKETSIPRKKLFVTTKIWNNAQRIGDIEGAFHRSLERLQLDYVDLYLIHWPVPGCYLETWRQMEKLYAAGKARSIGVSNFDIYQLEELAKISDVVPAVNQIEVHPLWNQSELVSYCQSRGIAVQAYAPLARGAYLDRPELVEIALNHGKSVSQVGLRWSVQKNISVIPKSTKKERIEANAQIFDFSLTEDEMRAIDGMDEKFRSASVPPDLL, via the coding sequence ATGACTGATATATCATGCCTGGACCTGAACAGCGGAGCCAAAATGCCGCTTCTCGGGCTTGGCGTCTACAAAGCAACAGGAGAACACGAGGTGGAAGATGCGATCGCAGCCGCTCTTGACATCGGATACCGGCTGTTCGATACCGCTTCCGCCTACAAAAATGAAGACGGTGTGGGCCGTGCGCTCAAAGAGACTTCCATCCCCAGGAAGAAACTTTTTGTCACCACCAAAATCTGGAATAACGCGCAGCGTATCGGAGATATCGAAGGTGCTTTTCACAGAAGCCTCGAACGCCTTCAGCTGGACTACGTTGATCTGTATCTGATCCACTGGCCGGTACCCGGCTGTTATCTTGAGACCTGGAGACAGATGGAAAAACTCTACGCAGCGGGTAAAGCCCGTTCTATCGGAGTCAGCAATTTTGACATTTATCAACTGGAAGAACTGGCGAAAATCTCTGACGTTGTTCCGGCTGTCAATCAGATCGAGGTGCATCCTCTCTGGAACCAGTCAGAGCTCGTCTCCTACTGCCAGTCCAGGGGGATTGCTGTTCAGGCATATGCACCCCTGGCACGCGGAGCTTATCTGGATCGCCCGGAACTCGTTGAAATAGCCCTGAATCACGGAAAAAGCGTATCACAGGTCGGCCTGCGCTGGTCTGTCCAGAAAAACATCTCCGTGATTCCAAAATCCACAAAGAAAGAACGTATCGAAGCCAATGCCCAGATTTTTGATTTTTCATTGACCGAGGACGAGATGAGGGCTATAGACGGTATGGATGAGAAATTTCGAAGCGCTTCGGTTCCGCCGGATCTTCTTTAA
- a CDS encoding DUF512 domain-containing protein, with translation MKKTRHMIREVVRDSIAWELQIEPGDELLAVSGQPVEDVFDYHYLTNEEDLELLIRKPDGEEWELEIEKEYEDDLGIVFENEFMDQYRSCSNRCVFCFIDQMPPGMRETLYFKDDDSRLSFLQGNYVTLTNMSEEDIERVIRYHLSPINISFHTTNPGLRRQMLNNRFAGDIFEKVQRLYDAGITMNGQIVLCKGLNDGDELERSIRDLTRYLPLLESVSVVPVGLTKYRDGLYPLEPFEKEDASQVLRTVHAWQEKLWTDYHTHFVHCSDEWYILAGEELPEAKRYDGYLQLENGVGMLRLLREEIEETLKTREKCGKKRKISIATGQLPYEFLKKYIIMIQEKYPEIQVQVYPVRNDFFGEKITVSGLLTGQDLMAQLAGRELGDELLIPCNMLRAGEDVFLDDVTVSQLGEKLGVPVRIVEESGEAFVRAVLGETPDGDRKGRQIYEQTDCSNCGKAECGKINAV, from the coding sequence ATGAAAAAAACACGTCACATGATCCGCGAAGTCGTCAGAGACAGTATCGCATGGGAACTGCAGATTGAACCGGGGGATGAGCTTCTTGCGGTCAGCGGACAGCCTGTGGAGGATGTCTTTGATTATCACTACCTGACAAATGAAGAAGATCTGGAACTTCTGATCCGCAAGCCGGACGGAGAGGAATGGGAACTCGAAATAGAAAAGGAATATGAAGATGATCTGGGCATCGTATTTGAAAACGAATTCATGGATCAGTATCGTTCCTGCAGCAATCGCTGCGTATTTTGTTTCATCGATCAGATGCCTCCGGGAATGAGGGAGACACTGTATTTTAAAGACGACGATTCCAGGCTGTCATTTTTGCAGGGAAATTACGTGACGCTTACCAATATGTCAGAGGAAGATATTGAACGTGTGATCCGTTATCATCTCTCGCCGATCAATATTTCCTTTCACACGACGAATCCGGGGCTTCGCCGTCAGATGCTGAACAACCGTTTTGCCGGTGACATCTTTGAAAAGGTTCAGAGACTGTATGACGCCGGAATTACGATGAACGGACAGATCGTGCTCTGCAAAGGACTGAATGACGGTGACGAACTGGAACGGAGCATACGCGACCTGACACGCTACCTTCCGCTGCTTGAGAGTGTATCCGTTGTGCCGGTAGGCCTGACAAAGTACCGGGACGGACTGTATCCGCTCGAACCGTTTGAAAAAGAGGATGCGTCTCAGGTGCTCAGAACCGTCCATGCGTGGCAGGAAAAACTCTGGACAGACTATCACACACATTTTGTGCACTGCAGTGACGAGTGGTATATCCTGGCAGGTGAGGAACTGCCGGAAGCAAAGAGATACGACGGTTATCTTCAGCTCGAAAATGGTGTGGGAATGCTGCGGCTGCTGAGGGAAGAAATTGAAGAGACATTAAAGACACGGGAAAAATGCGGAAAAAAACGAAAAATTTCAATTGCAACCGGACAATTACCGTATGAATTCCTGAAAAAATATATTATAATGATACAAGAGAAATATCCGGAAATACAGGTGCAGGTATACCCCGTCCGAAATGATTTCTTTGGAGAAAAGATTACGGTTTCCGGTCTTTTGACGGGACAGGATCTGATGGCGCAGCTTGCAGGACGTGAGCTGGGAGATGAGCTGCTGATTCCGTGCAATATGCTCCGCGCCGGGGAAGACGTATTCCTGGATGACGTGACCGTATCGCAGCTGGGAGAAAAGCTGGGAGTACCTGTGCGTATCGTCGAGGAGAGCGGAGAGGCGTTCGTGAGAGCAGTGCTGGGTGAGACGCCGGATGGCGATAGGAAAGGAAGACAAATATATGAGCAAACCGATTGTAGCAATTGTGGGAAGGCCGAATGTGGGAAAATCAACGCTGTTTAA